A genomic segment from Leptolyngbya boryana PCC 6306 encodes:
- a CDS encoding PQQ-dependent sugar dehydrogenase, whose amino-acid sequence MSNRFPQIAWLFFAIAALSSCHSSNPNVERDREPQVAQASSSSAPIRTEILNPQPIRIDVDQLPQPNATQSASKPPEVVPIPENPVLRVPVGFTVNVFAEGLDRPRWLALTPNGDVLVTETRRNRILLLRDANKDGVAEVRKTFATEENGLNLPFGMAFAEDAFFVGNTDSVLRFSVANDRVQGRGTKITELPGQGYNQHWTRNVVTSPDGQKLYVSIGSRSNADEEPLPRASIQVMNLDGSDRQTFASGLRNPVGLDFNPATGALFATVNERDQIGDGLVPDYLTQVQAGEFYGWPYAYLAPNRLDPRHLKDGKSTRPDLVAKTRTPDVLFEAHSAALGLRFYTGNTFPDRYRNGAFVAFRGSWNRSQGTGYKIVFVPFNEGQSQGQYEDFVTGFLLDPSIPTTWGRPVGLLVLNDGSLIFTDEANNRIYRIQYAQKQVQ is encoded by the coding sequence ATGTCTAACCGTTTTCCTCAGATCGCTTGGCTGTTTTTTGCGATCGCTGCCTTGAGTTCCTGTCATTCATCGAATCCGAATGTCGAGCGCGATCGAGAACCCCAAGTTGCCCAAGCTTCATCTTCTAGCGCTCCAATTCGGACAGAAATTCTGAACCCCCAACCGATCCGAATTGATGTCGATCAACTTCCTCAACCCAACGCCACACAAAGCGCCTCAAAACCACCTGAAGTTGTTCCAATTCCTGAAAATCCAGTCTTACGGGTTCCTGTTGGCTTTACTGTCAATGTGTTTGCGGAAGGACTTGATCGACCGCGTTGGCTCGCCCTGACTCCAAACGGCGATGTTCTCGTCACCGAAACCCGTCGCAATCGAATTCTGCTGCTCCGAGATGCCAATAAGGATGGCGTTGCAGAAGTCCGCAAAACCTTTGCAACTGAAGAAAACGGGCTAAATTTACCGTTTGGAATGGCATTTGCCGAAGATGCGTTTTTTGTCGGCAATACTGATTCAGTCCTGAGATTTTCTGTGGCAAACGATCGCGTTCAAGGTCGGGGCACGAAGATCACAGAATTACCTGGACAAGGCTATAACCAACATTGGACGCGCAACGTGGTCACTTCTCCAGATGGACAAAAGCTTTATGTCTCCATCGGATCGCGCTCGAACGCTGATGAAGAACCGCTCCCGCGTGCCTCAATTCAAGTCATGAATTTAGATGGCAGCGATCGTCAAACCTTCGCCTCTGGGCTGCGTAATCCCGTCGGTCTAGATTTCAATCCGGCAACCGGAGCACTCTTTGCAACGGTCAACGAACGGGATCAAATCGGAGATGGCTTAGTGCCAGATTATCTGACGCAAGTACAAGCAGGCGAATTTTATGGATGGCCCTATGCCTATCTCGCACCCAATCGCCTCGACCCGCGCCATCTCAAGGACGGAAAAAGCACCCGCCCCGACCTCGTTGCGAAAACTCGTACGCCAGATGTTTTATTTGAAGCGCATTCGGCAGCATTAGGATTGCGATTCTATACGGGCAATACATTTCCCGATCGCTATCGCAACGGCGCATTTGTCGCCTTCCGAGGGTCTTGGAATCGCTCTCAGGGAACCGGATATAAGATTGTCTTCGTGCCGTTTAATGAAGGGCAATCGCAAGGGCAATACGAAGATTTTGTAACAGGGTTTCTCCTTGATCCCAGCATTCCAACAACTTGGGGTAGACCTGTCGGCTTACTCGTACTTAATGATGGCAGTCTGATTTTCACGGACGAAGCCAATAACAGAATCTACCGCATTCAGTACGCTCAAAAACAAGTGCAGTAG
- a CDS encoding ABC1 kinase family protein → MFSRLVQTSSRQGEILEVVLRNGWDFMRRLLTGGKVDEPKLPPPAVLRNILVDLGPVYVKLGQLLSTRPDLLPAEYIDALSTLQAEVPPVDWAEIEVVLRKQFSQPLEEVFASVNYTPVAAGSIAQTHYAVLKDGRAVALKVQRPGLSAVVEQDIALIRLMARLVAQTDFGQYYDIVAIAEEFAEALRNELDFTQEARYTDQLRQNLSGTRWFDASQLVVPQIYWEYTTDKLVAMEWLDGVAVLSAFPPISAAEGVVDLQRREEISTLLLRAFFQQICLDGFFHADPHPGNVFYLKDGRVALLDCGMVGRLDPRTQQLILELVLAIVNLDAQRCTQLVLQLAPPIQPINRVKLETEFDRLLRRYYSLNISQVNFSKLVYEVLQIVRDNKVRVPGNLGLCAKAIANLEGIARSLDPNFNIPNKIRPMMTEVFQRQIVGEAPLIALLRTVLDVKNLSLQSPRQVELLLDRVTSETLQWNFSIREAEPIRRTVDSAANRVSFSIVVGSLIMGAAIISANTQSSQVYWVSDVLFAAASFLGLWLIISILRSGPLR, encoded by the coding sequence ATGTTTTCCAGACTTGTCCAAACCAGTTCGCGCCAAGGTGAAATCTTAGAAGTAGTGCTTCGGAACGGATGGGATTTTATGCGGCGGCTCTTGACCGGGGGAAAAGTTGACGAGCCAAAATTGCCTCCCCCGGCTGTGTTGCGCAATATTTTGGTCGATTTGGGGCCCGTGTATGTGAAGCTCGGGCAACTGCTGAGCACTCGTCCTGATCTCTTGCCTGCGGAATATATTGATGCTCTGTCCACGCTGCAAGCAGAAGTTCCTCCGGTGGATTGGGCAGAAATTGAAGTCGTGCTGCGAAAACAATTTAGTCAGCCCCTAGAAGAAGTCTTTGCCTCGGTGAACTACACGCCCGTTGCAGCGGGTTCGATCGCTCAAACGCATTACGCTGTTCTCAAAGATGGACGAGCCGTTGCGCTCAAAGTTCAACGTCCAGGACTCTCAGCGGTTGTAGAACAAGATATTGCGCTGATTCGTTTGATGGCAAGACTGGTTGCTCAGACGGATTTTGGACAGTACTACGATATTGTGGCGATCGCTGAAGAATTCGCGGAAGCGCTACGAAACGAGCTCGATTTTACTCAAGAAGCTCGATATACCGATCAACTGAGACAGAATTTGAGCGGGACTCGCTGGTTTGATGCCTCTCAGCTTGTGGTTCCTCAGATTTATTGGGAATATACAACCGATAAACTCGTTGCGATGGAATGGCTAGATGGTGTGGCGGTACTCTCTGCATTTCCGCCCATCAGTGCTGCTGAAGGTGTCGTCGATCTCCAGCGACGAGAAGAAATTTCAACGTTACTCCTCAGAGCGTTCTTCCAGCAAATTTGCTTAGATGGCTTCTTCCACGCTGATCCGCATCCTGGGAATGTGTTCTATCTCAAGGATGGGCGGGTAGCATTGCTCGATTGCGGCATGGTGGGACGACTCGATCCAAGAACACAGCAGTTGATTTTGGAATTGGTACTCGCGATCGTCAATCTGGATGCCCAACGATGTACTCAACTCGTACTGCAACTTGCGCCCCCGATTCAACCGATCAATCGAGTCAAGCTCGAAACCGAGTTCGATCGGTTACTGCGTCGGTACTATAGTCTGAATATCTCGCAGGTCAACTTTAGTAAGCTCGTTTACGAAGTGCTGCAAATTGTTCGAGACAATAAGGTGCGAGTTCCCGGCAATTTGGGGCTATGTGCGAAAGCGATCGCGAACCTAGAAGGCATTGCTCGATCACTCGATCCGAATTTCAACATTCCCAATAAAATTCGCCCAATGATGACGGAAGTTTTTCAGCGTCAGATTGTTGGAGAAGCGCCGTTAATTGCTTTGTTGCGAACGGTGTTGGATGTGAAAAATCTCTCATTGCAATCTCCGCGGCAGGTTGAGTTATTGCTCGATCGCGTCACGTCTGAAACCTTGCAGTGGAATTTTTCGATTCGAGAAGCAGAACCAATACGACGCACGGTCGATTCTGCTGCGAATCGGGTGTCTTTTAGTATTGTTGTTGGCTCATTGATTATGGGTGCAGCGATTATTTCTGCGAATACGCAGTCGAGTCAAGTCTATTGGGTGAGTGATGTCTTGTTTGCAGCCGCGAGTTTCTTGGGGCTTTGGTTGATTATTAGTATTCTGCGATCGGGGCCTTTGCGATAA
- a CDS encoding GIY-YIG nuclease family protein gives MTRDRNEIQQEAQLILDTLAFTPFENCIPLSREFDDIPSRLGLYAFRHQTEGLLYIGKAKNLRDRLKGGHKAYLWGWLDRYDPDQVRIAYQVIQQWQRPGLSYELETLILQATNPPYNVMIPREL, from the coding sequence ATGACCCGCGATCGCAATGAGATTCAGCAGGAAGCACAGCTAATTCTCGATACACTTGCCTTTACGCCTTTTGAAAACTGCATCCCTTTGAGTCGTGAATTTGACGATATCCCTTCTCGCCTAGGATTGTATGCTTTCAGACATCAAACAGAGGGATTGCTGTATATCGGCAAAGCAAAGAATCTTAGAGATCGATTGAAAGGAGGACACAAAGCCTATCTATGGGGATGGCTCGATCGTTATGATCCAGATCAGGTGCGGATCGCTTATCAGGTCATTCAGCAATGGCAAAGACCAGGGTTATCATATGAGCTAGAGACGCTCATTCTGCAAGCTACGAATCCACCCTATAACGTGATGATTCCAAGAGAGCTATGA
- a CDS encoding TIR domain-containing protein — protein MKLFISYAHKDESLREKFDNHLSLLKRQGVIEAWHDREIKPGTEWAKEIDSNLDKADLILLLVSSDFLASDYCYEREMKRAIELHDKKVARVIPIVLRSCDWESAPFGKLQGLPIVTGGGIKPVNKWEDEVWTQIVKSIRKVAAEMKQWVEEIRARCCQKILSQYSTIQLLNQTEITVDQLYVDVWLLNRSPRTFLVSEDKMLEKFDLRNDRLGLGDRIKRNEGMAVAHENTRLLILGKPGAGKTTFLKHLAVDCSKGKFQPDLIPVLIELRQIQSEEWNLLDAISEQLALDPQQTQKLLVQGKLLVLMDGLDEVPTSSFRRNVQDQVCDLAQEPKHEGNRFTLTCRTQIIETIPQGFASVEVADFNSEQAKTFVENWVCASGLTESEIAQQWQEFSDAIEANPALKELTVTPVLLSLMCWVFQDSGELPTQTALLYEKGIRLLLEKWNDRKEISRWEVGNEVYRKLELEQKERLLTEIAAWKFENPENFVLFEQKDLAIQIAQILKLSNVQEGEAVLRAIEAQHGLLVERADELWSFSHLTFQEHFTVRWLTQLSSEQLAQRIAHSRWQEVLKQLVKSQPADRLLKLMKQAIDNTLVQDDKIQEFLNWVREKTELIDTSHKPVAIRAFYFDLVCDPNLYRTLYRPRSHTLARLLDLDLDLDFDLNLDLDLARVLDLNLDCDLYRVLARVPNSELALKLQQLKSQLPEGFSTQNCQASMSWWHSNGQAWAEALRQVTIKHRNIGHNWQFTEAQKQALRRYYDANKFLVELLKHEGAGSVSVRQGIEDNLLLPIATLQERFPEMYGRDEIRE, from the coding sequence ATGAAGCTTTTTATCTCCTATGCCCACAAAGATGAGAGCCTGCGCGAAAAGTTCGACAATCACCTCAGTCTCTTGAAACGTCAAGGTGTCATTGAGGCTTGGCACGATCGCGAAATCAAACCGGGAACTGAATGGGCAAAAGAAATTGACAGCAATTTGGATAAGGCAGACCTAATCTTACTGCTGGTTAGTTCCGATTTTCTTGCTTCTGATTACTGCTACGAAAGAGAGATGAAGAGAGCGATCGAGCTTCATGATAAAAAAGTGGCTCGCGTGATTCCGATTGTTTTGCGCTCTTGTGATTGGGAATCTGCACCTTTTGGCAAACTCCAAGGACTTCCAATTGTGACAGGTGGAGGCATTAAGCCTGTTAACAAATGGGAAGACGAAGTATGGACGCAAATTGTCAAGAGTATCCGAAAAGTCGCGGCGGAGATGAAGCAATGGGTTGAAGAAATTCGAGCGCGCTGTTGCCAAAAGATTCTCTCTCAATACAGCACGATTCAACTATTGAACCAAACTGAGATTACGGTCGATCAGCTTTATGTGGATGTGTGGTTGTTGAATCGCTCTCCTCGAACGTTTCTGGTTTCAGAAGACAAGATGTTGGAGAAGTTTGATTTGCGGAACGATCGATTAGGATTGGGCGATCGCATTAAGCGCAATGAGGGAATGGCAGTTGCACATGAAAACACTCGATTGCTGATTTTAGGGAAACCGGGGGCAGGGAAAACAACTTTTCTCAAGCATTTGGCGGTGGATTGCAGTAAGGGTAAATTTCAGCCAGACTTAATTCCAGTTTTAATTGAACTACGGCAGATTCAATCTGAGGAATGGAATTTATTAGATGCGATTTCGGAGCAATTAGCGCTAGACCCTCAGCAAACGCAAAAGCTATTAGTGCAAGGGAAACTCCTGGTTTTGATGGATGGACTTGATGAAGTCCCGACCAGTAGCTTTCGACGTAATGTGCAAGATCAGGTGTGTGATCTTGCTCAAGAACCAAAACATGAGGGCAATCGGTTCACGCTAACTTGCCGGACGCAAATTATTGAAACGATCCCGCAAGGCTTTGCTTCCGTAGAGGTCGCAGACTTTAACTCGGAACAGGCCAAGACATTTGTGGAGAATTGGGTTTGTGCGAGTGGGCTGACCGAGAGCGAGATCGCACAGCAGTGGCAAGAATTTTCAGATGCCATAGAAGCGAATCCAGCCTTGAAAGAACTGACCGTAACGCCTGTGCTGTTGAGTTTGATGTGTTGGGTGTTTCAGGATTCAGGAGAATTGCCTACCCAGACGGCTTTGCTCTATGAAAAGGGTATTCGGTTGCTGTTGGAGAAATGGAACGATCGTAAGGAGATTTCTAGATGGGAAGTTGGCAATGAAGTGTATAGGAAACTAGAGCTTGAGCAGAAAGAGCGACTTCTCACCGAAATTGCAGCATGGAAATTTGAGAATCCAGAGAACTTCGTTTTATTTGAGCAGAAAGATTTGGCAATTCAAATTGCTCAAATCCTCAAACTTTCCAATGTACAAGAAGGAGAAGCTGTATTGAGAGCAATCGAGGCACAGCATGGATTACTCGTCGAAAGAGCTGATGAATTATGGTCATTCTCTCATCTCACCTTCCAGGAACACTTCACAGTTCGATGGCTGACTCAACTTTCTTCTGAGCAGCTTGCTCAGAGGATTGCACATTCTAGATGGCAAGAAGTGCTGAAGCAACTTGTCAAGTCTCAACCAGCAGATAGATTGCTCAAATTGATGAAACAGGCAATCGATAATACTCTTGTGCAGGATGACAAAATACAGGAATTTCTGAACTGGGTTCGCGAAAAGACTGAATTGATTGATACATCACATAAACCTGTTGCGATTCGAGCGTTTTACTTTGATCTCGTCTGCGATCCCAATCTCTACCGCACTCTCTACCGCCCCCGTAGCCACACCCTTGCCCGTCTTCTTGATCTTGACCTTGACCTCGATTTTGACCTCAATCTTGACCTTGATCTTGCTCGTGTTCTCGACCTTAACCTTGACTGTGATCTATACCGTGTTCTGGCTCGTGTTCCCAATTCCGAATTAGCGCTTAAGCTTCAACAGCTTAAATCGCAACTACCAGAAGGGTTTTCTACTCAGAACTGTCAAGCGTCAATGTCTTGGTGGCACAGCAATGGGCAGGCTTGGGCTGAAGCATTGCGTCAGGTCACGATCAAGCATCGCAATATCGGGCACAATTGGCAGTTTACTGAAGCGCAGAAACAGGCTCTACGCCGATACTATGATGCAAACAAATTTCTAGTCGAACTACTGAAACATGAGGGCGCTGGCAGTGTGTCAGTGCGTCAAGGAATTGAAGATAATCTGCTGTTACCCATTGCCACGCTTCAAGAACGTTTTCCGGAGATGTATGGAAGGGATGAGATTAGGGAGTAG
- a CDS encoding MOSC domain-containing protein: MPKLTHLLIYPIKSLDGIAVDHAKILPGGALEHDREFCIVDRANKIVNGKRTAAIHQIRSTFDLKARIVTLAIQNEQPVSFHLDHGRRGIEGWLSDYFGFSVTLKQDLTTGFPDDSASPGPTLISTATLERAASWFSDITVEEMRSRLRTNLELGDVAAFWEERLYSTDETPVRFQIGEVELQGINPCQRCIVPTRDARSGEAYPQFQKTFMLQRRAEFPAWADETRFTHYYRMAINTRIAPTEAGKILRIGDILSCGSS; the protein is encoded by the coding sequence ATGCCGAAGCTGACCCATCTCCTGATTTATCCGATCAAATCTCTCGATGGCATCGCTGTAGATCACGCCAAGATTTTGCCCGGTGGCGCATTAGAGCACGATCGAGAATTTTGTATCGTTGATCGTGCCAATAAAATCGTGAATGGCAAACGAACTGCGGCAATTCATCAGATTCGATCGACGTTTGATCTCAAAGCCCGGATTGTCACGCTTGCGATTCAGAACGAGCAACCTGTCAGTTTCCATCTCGATCACGGTCGCAGGGGGATTGAAGGCTGGTTGAGCGATTATTTTGGCTTTTCGGTGACGTTGAAACAAGATCTCACGACCGGATTTCCCGATGATTCAGCTTCCCCTGGGCCGACTCTGATCAGCACAGCAACATTAGAACGCGCCGCATCATGGTTTTCAGACATCACCGTTGAGGAAATGCGATCGCGACTCCGCACCAATTTAGAACTCGGGGATGTCGCTGCTTTTTGGGAAGAGCGATTGTATTCAACCGATGAAACGCCTGTCCGATTTCAAATCGGGGAGGTCGAGCTACAAGGCATCAATCCCTGTCAACGCTGCATTGTTCCCACTCGGGATGCACGTTCAGGCGAAGCTTATCCTCAGTTTCAGAAGACGTTTATGCTTCAGCGCCGAGCAGAATTTCCCGCTTGGGCAGATGAGACTCGATTTACTCATTACTACCGCATGGCAATCAATACAAGAATTGCGCCAACTGAAGCGGGGAAAATTCTAAGAATTGGGGATATCTTATCTTGCGGGTCGAGTTGA
- a CDS encoding sensor histidine kinase has product MVPATSLDAEIAHLRAENQRLSEQVKRLVRAERRMIESQDRLDGQISLYRQLNEIGKRVSQSFSISGILQEILQFIVYDRNFQRCLILQRQHEQFQLVQHEGYYEDDNIVDSLALDLHHPAFQAFVSNQLIGLIDSPNPALRDLGDRIGMDEFIGFMIAESEFLILLGNARERAKYHHRIQSDDDAILGLINLMQTIQSAISQANLYTQIRDRAEALEQTLQELQHTQSQLIQSEKMSSLGQLVAGVAHEINNPVSFIYGNISHASAYAADLIELVKLYRKATDAELIQEKEEEIDLEFLMEDLPKLLTSMTIGADRIREIVASLKIFSRMDEPDCKAVDLQAGIDSTLMILKHRLKATPDRKAITIVTNYADLPLIECFAGQLNQVFMNLLSNAIDALEELCEQDSSFSPRIEITTEMIESTVRICIHDNGSGIPESIQSKLFDPFFTTKPVGKGTGLGLSISHQIVTERHHGSLECISNPIHGTEFIITIPVKPA; this is encoded by the coding sequence ATGGTTCCTGCCACGTCTCTCGATGCTGAAATTGCCCATCTGCGCGCTGAAAATCAACGGCTCTCCGAACAGGTCAAACGTCTCGTGCGTGCAGAGCGCCGGATGATCGAATCTCAAGATCGACTCGATGGGCAAATCAGCCTCTACCGTCAACTCAATGAAATTGGGAAACGGGTGAGCCAGTCTTTTTCAATTAGCGGAATTTTGCAGGAAATTCTCCAGTTTATTGTTTACGATCGCAATTTTCAGCGCTGTTTAATTTTGCAGCGTCAGCATGAGCAATTTCAGTTGGTGCAACACGAAGGCTATTACGAAGACGATAACATCGTCGATTCGCTGGCGCTAGATTTGCACCACCCTGCTTTTCAAGCATTTGTCTCGAATCAGCTGATCGGTCTGATCGACAGTCCGAATCCAGCGCTTCGAGATCTGGGCGATCGCATTGGCATGGATGAGTTTATCGGCTTTATGATCGCAGAGTCTGAGTTCTTAATTTTACTAGGCAATGCCCGGGAGCGAGCCAAATATCATCACCGGATTCAAAGCGATGACGATGCAATTTTAGGCTTGATCAATTTGATGCAGACAATCCAATCTGCTATTAGTCAAGCGAATCTCTATACTCAGATTCGCGATCGCGCCGAGGCTCTAGAACAGACTCTACAAGAACTCCAGCACACCCAAAGCCAACTGATCCAAAGCGAAAAAATGTCGAGCTTGGGACAGTTAGTTGCTGGCGTTGCGCATGAAATTAACAACCCCGTTAGTTTCATTTATGGCAATATTTCGCATGCCAGTGCGTACGCAGCCGATCTGATTGAATTGGTCAAACTCTATCGCAAGGCTACCGATGCTGAATTGATTCAAGAGAAAGAAGAGGAGATTGATTTAGAGTTTCTGATGGAAGACTTGCCGAAGTTGCTCACATCAATGACGATTGGAGCCGATCGGATTAGAGAAATTGTCGCTTCGTTGAAGATTTTTTCTCGCATGGATGAGCCAGACTGTAAAGCCGTCGATCTTCAGGCTGGGATCGACAGTACATTGATGATTTTGAAACATCGACTCAAAGCAACTCCAGATCGAAAAGCCATCACTATTGTCACAAACTACGCCGATTTGCCTTTGATCGAATGTTTTGCAGGGCAACTCAATCAGGTGTTCATGAATCTTTTGAGTAATGCGATCGATGCTTTAGAAGAGTTGTGTGAGCAAGATTCTAGCTTTTCACCTCGCATCGAAATTACTACAGAGATGATCGAGAGTACGGTGAGAATTTGCATCCATGACAATGGTTCTGGAATTCCAGAATCGATTCAGTCTAAACTATTCGATCCTTTCTTTACAACCAAACCTGTCGGAAAAGGGACAGGCTTGGGGCTTTCGATTAGTCACCAGATTGTCACAGAGCGGCATCACGGCAGTTTGGAGTGTATTTCTAATCCGATTCACGGAACAGAATTTATCATTACGATTCCAGTCAAGCCAGCTTAA
- a CDS encoding FIST signal transduction protein, with protein MLETEVFQHSAMGTQAGVGMSHLRNVTQAAKEAVQKAMTAANITQPDFVFLFASLGYHQQKLVQVVRQETGNCPLAGCSGQGVIVQNEADESNFSVAVMVIQSDELRFTNRYAVGLKEQPTETGQTIASKLLMDFSEQAQAMFLFTDGITVNFDRLMTGIESEFAQQGYTVPPILGGAAGSDIEMKATYQYCDDQVISDGVVATLLSGDCQVIWALNHGCVPIGQERKITRAQGNKIFEIDHQPVFEVLREYLTEEEIQAWDRTIVAFCFGLKAPNYAQDHDEFVIRYLPSKDDVAGSVTLQTDVVEGSSIWITRRDPEKIAQGIDTIAEHLNTQLQAQSAKLIFQFDCYGRGKSVLGELEKQRLEQKLQQQVGTSLPWIGLYTHGEIAPIKGRNGFHNYTLVLAAIY; from the coding sequence ATGTTAGAAACTGAAGTTTTTCAACACTCTGCAATGGGAACTCAAGCTGGAGTTGGAATGAGTCATCTTCGCAATGTGACTCAAGCAGCAAAAGAGGCTGTTCAAAAAGCGATGACTGCTGCGAATATCACACAGCCAGATTTCGTTTTTCTCTTCGCCTCGCTTGGATATCACCAACAGAAATTAGTACAAGTCGTGCGGCAAGAGACAGGCAATTGCCCGCTGGCAGGATGCTCTGGGCAAGGCGTGATTGTCCAGAATGAAGCCGATGAATCGAATTTTTCAGTTGCCGTGATGGTGATCCAGTCCGATGAACTCCGCTTTACGAATCGCTACGCCGTCGGACTCAAAGAGCAGCCAACCGAAACAGGTCAAACGATCGCCAGTAAATTGCTGATGGATTTTAGCGAACAAGCTCAAGCCATGTTTCTCTTCACCGATGGCATTACGGTGAACTTCGATCGCTTGATGACCGGGATTGAATCAGAATTTGCTCAGCAGGGTTACACTGTTCCGCCGATTTTAGGAGGCGCAGCGGGCAGCGATATCGAAATGAAAGCAACCTATCAGTATTGTGATGATCAAGTCATTTCAGATGGTGTAGTTGCCACGTTGCTCTCTGGAGATTGCCAAGTGATTTGGGCACTCAATCATGGCTGTGTTCCGATCGGTCAAGAGCGAAAAATTACCCGCGCCCAAGGCAATAAGATTTTTGAAATTGATCATCAGCCTGTGTTTGAGGTGCTGCGTGAGTATCTCACAGAAGAAGAAATTCAAGCCTGGGATCGCACAATCGTTGCCTTCTGTTTCGGGTTAAAAGCTCCGAATTATGCTCAAGATCACGATGAGTTTGTGATTCGCTACTTGCCGAGCAAAGACGATGTTGCCGGATCTGTAACGCTGCAAACTGACGTTGTAGAAGGAAGTAGTATTTGGATTACTCGCCGCGATCCGGAGAAGATTGCTCAAGGCATTGATACGATCGCCGAACACTTAAACACTCAACTGCAAGCCCAATCCGCGAAGTTGATTTTCCAATTCGACTGTTATGGACGTGGAAAATCTGTGCTGGGGGAATTAGAAAAACAACGGCTTGAGCAGAAACTCCAGCAACAGGTCGGCACTTCTCTCCCTTGGATTGGGCTATATACGCATGGTGAGATCGCTCCGATCAAAGGCAGAAACGGATTTCACAATTACACATTAGTCTTAGCTGCCATTTACTAG